In the genome of Streptomyces fagopyri, the window TCCGCCGACCGGTCCAACGCCACGGTGATGAGCATCCCCCGTGACACCGTGACCAGCGTCCCCGCCTGCAAGAACAGCGCGACGGGTACGTCGACCGGCGGCTACTCCGGCATGGTCAACAGCGCTCTTCAGTACGGTCCGGCGTGTCAGGTGGCCACCGTGCACCAGCTCACCGGCATCCCCATCGACCACTTCGTCCAGCTCGACTTCTCCGGCGTGGTGAAGATGTCGGACGCGGTGGGCGGGGTGTCCGCGTGTGTCGACTCCAACGTCTACGACACGTACTCGCACCTGAAGCTCGCCAAGGGCACGCACACCCTCAAGGGTGTCGCCGCGCTGGAGTTCGTCCGCTCACGACACGGCTTCGGCGACGGCAGCGACCTGGGGCGCACCTACGCCCAGCACATCTTCCTCAGCTCCATGATCCGCAAGTTCAAGAGCGCCGGCACCCTCACCAACCCCGCGGCCGTCTACAAGCTGGCCGACGCCGCCTCCAAGGCGCTCACCGTGGACACCGGCCTCGGCAGCGTCAAGAAGCTGGTCGGGCTCGCCACCGACCTGGACAAGGTCCCGGCCGAGCGCATCACGTTCGCCACCATGCAGACGGCGCCCGACCCCAACAACAGCGACCGGGTCGTGGCCGCCCCGGCCGCCCGGAGCCTGTTCGCCACCATCGCGGACGACCAGTCGCTGACGGGCACCTCCGGCAAGACGTCCGCCGCGGCCACCGCGACCGCCACGGCCTCCCCGGTACCCGCCGCCCGGATCGCGGTGACGGTGGAGAACGGCACGGGCATCGCCGGCCGAGCCTCCGCCGTCGCCGGCGCGCTGATCGACCACGGCTACAACTCCGGTACGACCACCGGCAACGCCCCCGGCGGCGCGGCCACGACCACACTCACCTACGGCACCGGAAAGAAGGCGGAGGCCCAGACCGTCGCCCGCACGCTGGGACTCTCCTCCGCCCACCTCCAGCAGGGCGGCGGCGGCGTGACCCTGGTGATCGGTACGGACTGGACCAGCGGCACCACCTTCCCCGGCGGCTCCGCGACCTCGGGCGCTCCGGCCGACGCCAAGGCCGCCAAGGCCGACGCCCACTCCCAGACCGCGAACGAGTCGAAGTCCTGCGCCAAGGTGAGCACGTACAGGACGGTCAGCCTCGACGGCGTCGCCATGACCCCGTCCCAGGCCTACGCGGCAGCGACCACCAAGAAGGACTCGGCGCCCTGACGCCCGGCACCGCCGCCGGCAGGCCCGTCCGCCCGCCGGCACCACCCGGTGTCCGGGCCCACCGAGGCACTGGTGCGGTACGCGCGGCCGTACGCCGTTCCCGTCGGCCCCGCCCGGGTCCGCGCCCGCCCGGGTCCGCGCCCGCCCGGGTCCGCGCCCGTCTGGGATGCTGGCCACGTGCCGACCACGCCGCAGCCGCCGGAGCCCGTCACCCCGCACGCGCCCAGGGCCCTGCCGAGACCGCTGCTCACCCAGCAGTGGCTCGACCTCGCGTTCGTCCACTGGGCGGTCGCCCCTGACGCCGTCGCCGGTCTGCTGCCCGAGGGAACCGTCCCCGACGTGCTCGACGGAGTCACCTACGTCGGCCTGGTCGCCTTCCGGATGCACCGCGTCGGCTGGCTCCACTCCCCCGGCGTGCCCTACCTGGGGACGTTCCCGGAGACGAACGTGCGCCTGTACTCGGTGGACGCGCACGGGCGGCGCGGCGTGGTCTTCCGGTCGATGGACGCCGCCCGGCTGGTGCCCGTGCTGATGGGACGGGCCGCCTTCCGGCTTCCGTACACGTGGTCCCGTATGGACGTCCGTGCCGAGGACGACGTCATCACCTACACCAGCTCACGGCGCTGGCCGGGACCGCGCGGCGCGCACAGCCGGATCGTCCTGCGCAGGGGCGCACCGATCGGCGAACCCACCGGGCTGGAGCACTTCCTGACCGCCCGCTGGGGCATGCACAACGCCTTCTTCGGCAGGACCGGATACCTGCCCAACGACCACCCCGGCTGGCCCCTGCACCGCGCCCGGCTGCTCGCCTGCGAGGAGAACCTCCTCGAAGCCGCCGGTGTAGCCGCGCCCCAGGGGGAACCGGTGAGCGTGCTGTACTCCCCCGGTGTGCCGGTCCGGCTCGGCCGCCCGGCGCGGCCCGCGGGCATCCCGACACCCTGAACACGGCCGTCCTCCGGGCCGAACACGTCGAGGGTGCCCGCGCCCGCACGGCGGGGACCCTCGACGTCCCGGGACCGCGCGCCATCGACGGAGAGGCGTCCCGGTCGGCCGACCCGCCCCTCCGTCCCCTCTGGTCCGTCTCCCCTCGCGCCCTCGCGTCAGCCGCTCGCCAGCAGGGCCTCCAGCGCCACCGCCGTGTCCGGATGACGTGCGGCCAGTGCGGCGCCCGAGGGACCGGGGGCGGCCGTGCGCCACGTCCCCTCGCAGCCCAGCAGGTTCGCCAACGCGT includes:
- a CDS encoding LCP family protein; protein product: MTDPGDGPVGRATRRRAPAVPRQRAEEDSAAPRTGGRADSRSATPAGAGARGRARRGTSRRRARAAGKGRRILRTAAISLSLLLMVTAGAGWWFYEHLNGNLHSVPLTDGTASDSAGKEKADSFGRTPINILVMGSDGRTSASDCKLGGGCSQTGVQSGSGNADVEMVLHISADRSNATVMSIPRDTVTSVPACKNSATGTSTGGYSGMVNSALQYGPACQVATVHQLTGIPIDHFVQLDFSGVVKMSDAVGGVSACVDSNVYDTYSHLKLAKGTHTLKGVAALEFVRSRHGFGDGSDLGRTYAQHIFLSSMIRKFKSAGTLTNPAAVYKLADAASKALTVDTGLGSVKKLVGLATDLDKVPAERITFATMQTAPDPNNSDRVVAAPAARSLFATIADDQSLTGTSGKTSAAATATATASPVPAARIAVTVENGTGIAGRASAVAGALIDHGYNSGTTTGNAPGGAATTTLTYGTGKKAEAQTVARTLGLSSAHLQQGGGGVTLVIGTDWTSGTTFPGGSATSGAPADAKAAKADAHSQTANESKSCAKVSTYRTVSLDGVAMTPSQAYAAATTKKDSAP
- a CDS encoding YqjF family protein → MPTTPQPPEPVTPHAPRALPRPLLTQQWLDLAFVHWAVAPDAVAGLLPEGTVPDVLDGVTYVGLVAFRMHRVGWLHSPGVPYLGTFPETNVRLYSVDAHGRRGVVFRSMDAARLVPVLMGRAAFRLPYTWSRMDVRAEDDVITYTSSRRWPGPRGAHSRIVLRRGAPIGEPTGLEHFLTARWGMHNAFFGRTGYLPNDHPGWPLHRARLLACEENLLEAAGVAAPQGEPVSVLYSPGVPVRLGRPARPAGIPTP